The Archangium primigenium genomic interval GCGGGGCTGACGGAGGTCTCCTTCGCGCTGACGGGCGGAACCGGCAATGCGCACCTGGCCATCCGGCGCGGCGAGATTCCCACCTCCACTGTCTACGATTGCAGTTCCCGCGGCTTTTCCAACGAGGAACGGTGCAACGTCCCATCACCGGTCGCCGACACCTGGAGCGTGAGGGTCGAGGGATCCTCGGCGTATGCGAACGCGAAGCTGGTGGTCTATTTCAACCAGCCCCTGCCGCTGTTCCCCAACACCGTGGTGTCCGCGACGACCAACAAGCCGACGATGTACTTCGTCGATGTCCCGGCGGCCAAGGGCAGGCTTCAGTTCCAGGTGACAGGCAACAGCCTGGTGAAGGCCCGGTTCGGGGCCCGCCCCACCGAGACGCTCCACGACTGCGTCGGGGCGGCGTGTGACATCTTCAAGCCCAGATCCGGTCGCTACTACGTCCTGTTGTCGAATCAGGTCTCGGGCAATCAGTTGATGGCCTCGGTGACGGGGACCGTGAAACCCACCGTGACGCTTTCGTCAGGGCAGACGGTGACGGGCATCAGCGCCTCTCGGGATGATCTGCTCTATTACACCCTCAACGTCCCGACGGGTCAGGCCCGGCTCGCGGTGGAGACCTCGAGCGTCGTGAGAGCGTTGTCCGTGCAGCCCTCGGATCCGTACCCTGGCAGCGCGGCGGTGGATTGTCTCGCCACCGCGCCGACGAGCGGCGGCGCCTCCTGCACGATCGACAATCCCAAGGCGGGCACCTGGTACGTGGTGCTCCGGGCGACGAATGTCTTCTCGGGGTTGAACCTGACGGCCCGCGTGGTGGCCAGCACGGGCAGCGGAACGGTGACGGTGCTGCAGAACCACCAGCAGGTGACGGGCCTCTCCGGCGGGACGATGGAAGACCGATACTATTCCTTGAGCGTTCCCGCGGGCATGCCCTTCCTGAATGTCCGGACGACACAACAGACGGGCCTCGCCGAGGTGTTCGTCCAGCAGGGTGTGTCACCCAAGCGAGGGGAGGGCACCTCGTGTGGGTCGGGTTGCACGTTCCCGTCTCCGGCACCGGGCACCTGGTTCATCCTGGTGCGTGGCTACACGACCTTCTCCGGGCTGAGCTTCTCCGCGGGCGTTCCCTCCGTGTCTGCGTTGTGGAAGGACACGTCACTGCAATACAGCTCCGAGCGGCTGTACTACGTCGTCGATGTCCCGGAGGGACAGACGGAGGCCACCTTCACGCTCGCGTCCGAGCACAACAACTGGGCCATGGTGAAGTACGGGGCCTGGTCGACCCACTTCAGCGACGGTTGCAGATCTCCCTGCACGCTGTACCGCCCCCAGGCCGGGCGCTACTACGTCACGGTGTATTACACGTCGGGGATTGTCTTTGGCTCCCTGACCGCGGGGTATGGGGGAGGGCCCGTCGCCGCCCTGACGGATGGCGTTCCCGAGGCCTTCACCTCGGGCGTTCCGCGGGAGTTCCGGTACTGGCGGCTCGACGTGCCGGCGGGCCAGACACACTTGCGCGTGGACCATGCCTTCCCGCGCGCCACCCAGACGCAGCTTTACGTCCGTTACGGAGAGGCCCCCGCGACGTTCCAGTTCACCTGCAAGGCCACGGCATGGACCTACAACGACGCTCCACCCGGACAGTCCTGTCTCATCGAGCAGCCCCAAGAGGGGGCGTGGTACGTGCTGGTGGCCAGTGCGTCCGCGTTCGACGGCATCGTCCGGGCGACGACCAGCTCCACCCTTCCAGGTCTGACGCCGGGTCTGGAGGAACCACCGTTTGGTGGAGCGCCGGGCGGTGAGCGGGTGTGGACGGTCGAGGTTCCGCCGGGCCTCAGCGACTTCCGGGTGATGCTCACGGGCGGCACGGGAAACGCGGACCTGTATGTGAAACACGGCGAGGCCCCGGGGACGACCTATGACTGTGCCTCCATGCATCCCAACAACGAGGAGGATTGCGAGTTCGCCCATCCGCTGCCGGGGACCTGGTACGTCGCGGTCCGGGGGACGGAAAGCTTCGCGAATGCCCGTCTGCTCACGACCCTGGCGACGACGCCGGGGGAGGGCGTGAGGACGCTGGGCAACGGAGAGAACGTGGTGGCCCTCAAGGGAAGCCTGGGCTCCGTCCAGTACTTCCAGGTGGAGGTGCCGCCGGGCAAGAACCGGCTGATGGTGGGGCTGTCGGGAGGTCGTGGCAATGCGAACCTCGCGATCCGTCAGGGGGCCCGTCCGACGCTGTCCGAGGCGGATTGCCGGAGCCAGTCCTCCACCAACCTGGAGATCTGTGTCATCGAGAACCCGACCCCCGGAACGTGGCTCATCCGGGTCGAGGGCGAGACGGACTTCAAGGACGGGGTGCTGACCGCGCGCCACGGTGTCGCCCAGGAAGTCATTCCCCTGACGCTCGGCACGCCCGTGCCCAACATCTACCTCGGTCCCAACGAGACGCAGGTCTTCTCCGTCACCATCCCCTCGAGCAGCGACATGATGCGGGTGGATGTGCAGGCGGGGGTGAACGCGCCCACCGATGTGCGCTTCGCGGACGTGGGCGTCAACAGCCACCTCTCCTGCACGACGTCTGGCCCCTTCACGCTCTGTCCGCATCCCTTCGTCCTGGGCGGCCCCAAGGGGCAGCGGCTCGTGTCGGTCAGGTCTCGCACGCCCGCGTCCGCCTCCTGGGGAACGCAGGTCACCGTCGTCGCGGGCATCACCTCGTGGAACGCGGACACGACCCATCCCTCGTTGATGAATGGCGTGGCCGTGGCGGAGTTGACCGGCGATCAGGGGTTCCGGATTCAAGTGCCCACCGGCGCGCGCAAGCTGACGTTCTCCACGCGGGGTCCCACGGAGACGGCGAGCGACCCGGGGCGGGTCGCGCTGTACGTCCAGAACCTCAAGCCCGCGTCGAGCACGAAGTACGTCTGTTCATCGACGGGTCCGGGCATCTCGCAGGGCTGTACCTATACCGACCCGCCCGCTGGCACCTGGTACCTCGCGACCTCGTGGACCAGCGGCGCCTACGACGTGAAGGTCACGTTCGAGTAGCCCACTCGATCTCGGAGGGCACTCACAGCTTCGCGCCGGGCAATGCGGCGGCCTGTTTCACCCAGGCCGCCACCTGCTTCTCGTCGAACGCATCGTCTTCGTGGAGGTCGAGGTAGCGCGTGTTCGGATCCTTGCTGGGGCCGGGGGGAACCGGTCGCAGGGACGCGCCTCGGAAGAAGCTCACCTTGATGTAGCGGGCGAAGACGTGGAGCCCCAGGAACCAGCCACCTTCCGTGCCGTACAAGGGCGAGTTCCACTTCACCGCCTTGCGCACGTGGGGCACGCTCCGCACGATGAGCGCGTCGAGCCTCTGCCCGACGTCACGCTTCCAGCCCGGCATCGCGGCGAGGTACGCCTGCACCGGGGCGTCGCCATCCCCCTTGGCGATTTGCGGATTGCCACCCGACAGGAGCTTCACCGGCCGGGCCTTGCTCGCCGTGGGCCTGGCCTTCTTCTTCGAGGCGGCATTCAGGGCCACCGCGGCCTTCACGAGCGCCTTGAACGCGCGCGCGTTGACCTTGGCGCCCTCGGGGAGGTCGATGGCCCGGCGCGTGTTGCCCTCCAGGCTGGAGTTGAAGAGGCCCGAGGGGTCCGGGAGCTTGGCGCCCTGGGCGAACGTGAGCTTCACGGCCTTCGTGTACGACTCGCCGGTGCAGAGGATGCCGTCAAGGGACCAGACCGGGGTACCCCTCCACTTCACTTCCTCGAGCACCTCGGGCACGGCCTCCTGGATGAGCGCGCGCATGCGGGCCAGGGTCTCGCCGCGCCATCCGCCCAGCTCTCGGATGCGCTGGTCGATGCGCTGGGACGCGGCGTCTCCGGAGGCTTGCCCCGTGCTCGCCTTCTTCGCCGTGGTGGGCGCGGGGCGCTTCAGGGGTCGGCTCGGGGTGGCGGTCTTCCGCGTGGTCTTCCGGGCGGCCGACGTGCTCCTGGCCTTGGGCTTCGCCTTGCTCTCGGTCATCACTCGTCCCTTGGGTGTTCGTCCCAGCGCCCCACATCGTAGGGCATCCGGGTCCGGACGGGCGTGAGAGAGCGCCGACCCTAGACGAGCCAGAAGTACGCGGAGGCGATGAGCGAGCGCTTCTCGGTGACCTTGGACTTGGTGATGAGGTCGGAGATCTGCCGATCCTTGGCCGCGTAGCGCTTCTCCTCCTCGTTGCGCAGCGAGGCCAGCTTCTTGCGGTACTCGCGCTCCATGCGCTCGGCGTGGGCCCGGGCCTTCATGCGCTCGGACGGGTCCTCGTACGAGCCCACCTCACGGCGCGCCTCCTGCCAGTGCGCGCGCGCCCGCTCCACGGCCTCGCGCGACTCCAGCAGACAGTCCTCGGCGTAGCGGTCCGCGCGCTCGCGCGCCACGTCCAGCTCCAGGGCGTTGCGGCGCTCGGCGGCGCGCAGCACCTCGTCCTTGGCGGCCATGAGGGCCTGCTCCTGCATGAGCGACACGGACACCGGGGGCGGACGCAGGCGGGCCTCCTCCTCGCCCACGAGCTTCATGAAGTGCTCGCCGTCCGCCAGGGGCAGGGCGCGAAAGCCCTTGCCGTCCCGCTCGAGCAGCAGCACCAGGTGCAGCATGCGCTCCTCGGCCTTGAGGCCCGTCGTCTCGCACTTGTAGACGAACCACCAGCCCTCCTGGCCGGCGAGCCGGGCCATCTTCGCCGGCAGGCCCGCGGCGTTCAGGCGCAGGTAGTTGATGGCGTCGTGGGTGCGGTCGCGCACGGCGTAGGCGGCCTTGGCCACCTGGAGCCGGCCCGAGGCGTTGCTGCCGAGCACCGAGCCCGTGAGCGCCCGCGCGCCCTGCTGGCGCTTCTCCAGCGCCTCCTTGGTCATCGCGCCCGCGATGCGCAGCCGTCGGCGCACGTCGCCGTCGAAGCGCTCCATGAGCACCGAGCGCGCCTCGGTCATGCGCTCGCTGATGCGGCCCTCCATGTCCGAGCGCAGCTTGTCGAAGGCGGCGTTGATGTCGTTGGGGTGGCGGCAGGACTGGTAGATGTCGAAGATGCGCCGCTCGAAGTCCACGCCGCTCTCCAGCGCGCCGAGGATCTCGTCCGACGCGCCGAACACGCCGTCGAACAGGCTGAGCTTCTTCTCCAGGAGCTCGTACAGGCGCGCGTCCGCGGCGTTGCGGCGGTTGAGGAAGTTGATGACGAGCACGTCGCGCTGCTGGCCGTAGCGGTGGCAGCGGCCGATGCGCTGCTCCACGCGCTGCGGGTTCCAGGGCAGGTCGTAGTTCACCACCAGGTTGCAGAACTGGAGGTTGAGGCCCTCGGCGCCCGCCTCGGTGCAGATGAGGATCTGCGTCTTGTCGCGGAACTCGTACACGAGCGCCCGGCGCTCCTCGGGGCCGCCGCCCGAGTCTCCCGAGAGCAGGGAGATCTTCCCCTCGTAGCCGTTCTGGGACAGCAGCGTGCACAGGTACTGCTGGGTGCGCTTGGACTCGGTGAAGATGAGGGCCTTCTCCGGCCAGCCCTGGCCCTTCATCACCTTGAAGGTGCGATCCAGCGCGCGCGTGAGGGCCTCGCCCTTGGCGTTCACCTTGATGGAGTCGGCCAGGTCCGCGTACTGCTTGAGCTCCCACATCTCGTTCTCGAGCGTGCGGAGGCTCACGGGCTTGTCGGCGGAGGAGGAGGAGCCGTCCTGCCAGTCCTCGCCGTCCTCGGCGAACTGACGGGCCTCCTCGGGCTCGAAGAAGCCCAGGGCGCGCTGGCCCAGGCGCGCGGCCTCCAGGCGCTTGGTGAGGTTCTCGCTCAGCCGGCGCAAGGTGGGGGCGATGGCGTAGGTGCTCGAGGCCAGGAGCTTGCGGTAGCACAGCGTGAGCAGGGTCTTCTTGCCCGGCTCGATCGCGGCGACCTCGGAGCGGCGCAGGTACTCGCTCACCTTCTCGTAGAGGTCGTGCTCCTCGGGCGAGGGCGCGAAGTCCTCCACGATGGAGCGGCGGTTGGTGTAGCGCACGTACTCGCGCACCTGGCGGCGCAGGGTGCGCTGGACCACGGGGGCGAGCCGCTCCTTGAGCTCACTGGCGGCGTCCCCGGGCAGGCCCCCGGTCTCGCCCTCCAGGCGGTAGCGGCTGCGAAAGGCGTGCTCGGGGCCGAGGATCTGCTCGTCCAGCAGCGTCACCAGGCCGAACAGCTCCATCAAGTCATTCTGCAGGGGCGTGGCGGTGAGCAGCAGCTTGGGGCGACCCTGGAGCGAGGCGCGCAGGGCCTGGCCCGTCTTGTGGCCCGCCTTGTAGGCGTTGCGGAGGCGGTGGGCCTCGTCGATGATGACCACGTCCCAGGGAATCTCCGACACCAGCGCGGCCTTGTTGGCGGCGAAGGGGTGCGAGCAGATGACGGGGTAGGGCTGATCGAAGCAGTTGCCCGTGGCGCGCACGGTGCGGCCGTCGACCATGACGGACTCCAGGTCGAACTTCTCGCGCAGCTCGCTGTTCCACTGCGCGCGCAGCACCGCCGGGGCGAGGATGAGGATGCGCGTCTTGCCCTCGGCCATGAGCTGGGCGATGACCATGCCCGCCTCGATCGTCTTGCCCAGGCCCACCTCGTCCGCGAGCATGCAGCCGCCGCGCGACAGCGAGTCCATGGCGAAGCACGCCGCCTCGAGCTGGTGCGGGTTCAGGTCCACGCGCGCCTCGGCGAGCGCCCCGGCCAGCCGCTCGCGCGAGTCCGAACTCTTGATGGTGAGCTCCTCCGCGAGCAGCCGCTCGTGGAAGGGCGTCAACGCCTGCCGACCGGACTCCTCGCTGGGGGCGTCCTCCGCCGAGGCGATCACCGCCGCCGCGTCCGCCACCACCCGCAGCTCCCTGAACTCCCTCACCTCCGCCAAGCGCCTGTCTCCGTCCGTTCGAGCGTGCTCACACAGGCGTGTAGCACGAATGGGCGGCCATTTTGTTGACGCAATCGCGCGTGTAAAGGGGGTCTTCGCGGAGGCCGGAAAATCGGCCTCGGAACGCTTGGCACGCTTTTTCGTCGGAAGCGTGGCGCTACAGCAGGCCGCGCGTTTTTACATGCAGATAGGTATTGACGGCCGCGGCGCCAAAACCCCGCGCGGGAGCGCGTACCACGAGTGCGCCCGCGTCCCGGAGCGTGAGGGTGGTGCGCTGGTAGTCTTCCTCCAGGCGCACCGCGGCCTGGCGCGCGTAGGCGTCCGACAGGGTGGGGGGCACGTGGGTGGCGGCGCGCTGGAGATCCTCGTCCAGGAGCGAGGCCACCACGGGCAGGTGGCGGGGGCGCAGGGCCAGGGTGCGCGAGAGCAGGGTGCCCGAGGCGTCGGGGTCCACCAGGTCCGTGAAGAGCACCACCAGCGAGCGGCGCGAGGAGCGCGCGAAGGCGAAGTCGTAGGCGCGCCCGTAGTCGCTCTCCTCGAGCGCGGCCTCGGCGCGGTAGAGGGCGGCGGTGAGCAGGCGCAGGTGCTCGCCGCCCTTGCGCGGCGGGAGGAAGGCGCGCACGTCCCGGGCGAAGGCGAGCACGCCCACCTGGTCCCCCGCGTCCAGGCTCACCTTGGCCAGGCGCAGGGCCGCGTCCACGGCGTGATCCAGCTTGCGGCGGCCCTCCACCCGGCCCGCCATGTGGCGCCCGCAGTCGAGCAGCAGGAGCACGGGTTGGTTGCGCTCGGGCTGGTACACCCGCACGGTGGTGCGGCCGCGCCGGGCCGTGGCCTTCCAGTCCACCGAGCGCAGATCATCCCCCGCGCGGTACTCGCGCAGGGACTCGAACTCCCGGCCCTCGGCGGCGCGGCGCAGGGTGCGCTCGGCGGGCGCGTCCGACGCGAGGGTGAGCGCGAGCGCCTCGCGCGTGAGCCCGGTGAGGTCCGGGTACACCTTCACCTCCTGGGCGGCGGCCACGCGCACCTGCCGCGCGCACAGGCCCAGGGGCCCCATGAGGCGCAGGTGCACGTCGCCCAGGCGCAGGTCGCCCCGCGCCGAGGGCGTGAGCGTATAGGCGCACGTGGCCTCGGAGGCCTGGGGCGAGAGGGCGAAGGCCTGCTGGTGGCCCCGCGCGTCCACGCCCGGCGGCACCTCGTCCCGGACCAGGCCGCGCAGGGCCTTGGGGCCGCGCAGCTCCAGCACCAGGCGCACCGGGTTGGCGAGGCCCGAGGACAGCACGGGCTCCACCTCGCGCCGGACCGCCACGTGCGCGGCGCGCGGCGCGGCGAGGAAGTCCGCCACGCACAGCGCGAGCACGGCCACGTCCAGGGCGAGCGCGAGCCCGAGGAAGGCGGGGCCCGCCACGGCGAGCGCCGCGGGCACGAGCGCGAGCGCCACGAGCGCCACGGCGAGTCCCGAGGGGACGGGCCGGCCGGACGTCACCGGGGAACCTGGACGCGCTCCAACGTCTGGCGCAGCACGTCGTCCGCGGTGAGGCCCTCCACCTCGGCCTCGGCCTTGAGCAGCAGGCGGTGGTTGAGCACGCTCGGGCACACGGCCTTCACGTCGTCCGGGGTGACGAAGTCGCTGCCGTGCAGGGTGGCGCGGGCCTTGGCCGCCGCGAGCAGGGCCTGGGCCGAGCGCGGCGAGGCGCCCAGGCGCACGCGGGGGTTGGCGCGCGTCTCGCGGATGAGCCGCACCGTGTAGGCGAGCACGGACTCGTCACAGGCCACGCTCGCCGCGCGCTCCTGGAGTTGCAGCAGCGTGGCCGTGTCGAGCACGCGCTCCACCCGGGCGGCGCGGCCCTGGCGCTGGTGGAAGGCGCGCACCATGTCCAGCTCGGCCTCGGGCGCGGGGTAGCCCACGCGCACGCGCATGAGGAAGCGGTCGAGCTGGGCCTCGGGCAGGGGATAGGTGCCCTCGAGCTCCAGCGGGTTCTGCGTGGCCACCACGAAGAAGTGCGCGGGCAGGGGGTGCGTGGTGCCATCGAGTGTCACCTGCCGCTCCTCCATGGCCTCCAAGAGCGCGGCCTGGGTCTTGGGCGGCGTGCGGTTGATCTCATCGGCCACCAGGACCTCGGTGAAGATGGGGCCCTTGACCAGGTGGAAGGCGCCCTCCTGGGGTCGGAAGACGTGGGTGCCGAGGATGTCGCTCGGCATCAGGTCCGGGGTGAACTGCACGCGGGTGAAGTCCAGGCCCAACGCCGAGGCCATGCCCCGCGCGGTGAGCGTCTTGGCCACGCCGGGCACGCCCTCCAGCAGGACGTGGCCCCGGGCGAGGAACGCGGTGACGAGGTCCGCCACCACGTGGGACTGGCCGAGCACCGTGGCGCCCAGGGCCCCCAGCAGTCGCTCCAGGGCGGGGGAGGCCGGGGAGGACGGCGGGGTCGTCAAGCCGGCTTCTCCTTCAGGCCGAGCAGGGTGCCCACGAGGCTGCCCACCGAGCCGAGCAGGCCCAGGTAGGCGCCGAACACGGGCGCGGAGTTGGTGATGGTGGAGTTGCCGATGGGCGAGGGCACCTCGGTGGCGTCGTACGAGAGCTTCATGAAGATGAGGCACCACACGAGGCACACGAGGGACATGAACAACTGGGTCAGCCACGGGGCGAGCGCGTTGAGCTGGGGCAGGAGCTTGCGCGCGCGCACCGTGAGCGCGCCGATCACGCCGAGCGACAGCAGCACGCAGATGAAGCCCAGGCTCAGCAGGCCCAGGTTCTCGCCGTCCTCGGCCGTCTCCACCCAGGGCATGACGGACGAGAAGACGACGACGAGCGCGCTCCAGAAGGCGATGCGATCGGCGCGGCTCAGCTCGCCGACGAACTCCCGGAAGTCGGCGACGACCTGCTCGGGATCTTCCACCGGGCCGGAGCTCGAGCGGCGCGAGGAGGGAGCGTCGGCCTCGTCGTCATCGGCCTGCCGACGGGGGGCGGGCCGGCTTGCGGCGCCCGCGGCGGCACGCGGTGCGGAGGCCGGACGGGCGGCGCGCGGCGGCGCGTTGCGCAGGATTTCCTCGGCGGAGCGGATGTTGGTGGCGTCGTCCCGCGCGGGCTCCGCGTCGGGCTCGGGCGCGGCGGGACGGGCCCTCGCGGAGGGCGCGGCGCTTCGGGAACCACTGCCGGCGCGCGCGGGACGGGCCGTCCTCGGTGCGCCGCCCTGCTTGCGCGATGCGCCGGACGACTCGCCATCCGAGGTGTCCGACGAGATGAAGGAAGAGTCGATGATGTAATCGCACGAGGGGCAGATGGCGGTGCCATCCGCGACCTGCGTCTTACAGCCGGGGCAGTTCAGGACCGGTGCTCCTTGAAGCGGGAACGCGCCGTCCATCTTCCGGTGCGCGCGCACCGCAAGTCAAACGCCAAGAAAAACCTAACCCCTGGATTTTCGCGAGGAATTGGCCTACGCGCCGACCCCATGTCCCTTCCTCGCGCCGCGCGTGTCCTCGGGTGTCTCTGGGGTCTCGTGCTCCCGGGTTGTGTCCGCTCCATCCCCGCCGCCGAGCGGGAGTCCGCCGCCCTCGAGTCCATCGCGCGCTGGGAGGATCACCGCTCGCTGGGTGAGGGGCGGCTGGTGGCCCTGGCCTCCGAGGGCTCACCCGAGGTGCGCGTGCGCGCCCTACGGGCCCTGGCCCGCATCCAGGAGCCCTCCACGCTCGAGGTGTTCGTCCAGGCACTCAAGGCCCCCGCGGTGTCCGTGCGTGAGGAGGCCGCGTTTGGACTCGGGGTGATGGCCCTCGCCTGGGAGCCGCTCGTGCCGGAGGAGAAGGCCCGGATGACCCGCGCGCTGCTCGCCGCGGAGGCGACGGAGGCGGACGTGAACACGCGGCTCACGCTGCTCGAGGCGCTGGGTCGGCTCGCCACGCCGGACGCGGTGGCGCGGCTGGGCGCGCGGCTGGCGCATGGCCCGGGAGAGCTCGCGGGTCGGGCGGCCCTCGCGCTCGGGGTGGCGATGCGCCAGGGGGCCCTCCTGGACAAGCCGCCCCTCGCGCGGGCCGGCGAACTGATGCGCGCCGCCCAGCCCGAGACCTCGCGCTACGGGGGCGCCTACCTCCTGGCGAACGCGAAGCGGGCGGACGCGCTGCCGGGATTGCGGCGTGGGCTGGGGGATGCGTCGCCGGACATCCGGGCCCTGTGCGTCAAGGGCCTGGGGGAGCTGGGCGGGCCGGAAGACGCGGCGGTGGTGGCCGCGCGGCTCGAGGACGAGGTGCCGCGCGTGGCGGCCGAGGCGTCTCGCGCGCTCGCGAAGCTGGCGGCGCGGTGCATGGGCGACTGCACGGCCCTGGATTCACTGGAGCGCCTGGCTCCGCGGGCCGAGCGGGTGGCGCGCGGAGACGCCGCCGCGGGGCACGCGCTGCTCGCGCTCGCGCAGCAGGGCCTTCCCGAGGCGGGGCGTCGGGTGTGGCCGACCTTGCGGCGGGCGCTGCGCGAGGCCCTGCCGCGGGCCGCGTCCGACGTGGCCCGGGGCGATCTGCTGAACCTGGACTGCCGGCTGGCGGCGGCGATGGATCGCCAGCGGGGCACGCTCGAGGAGACGCCGCGGTGTGGCGAGCGCGAGCCCCCCGAGGCGTGGCGGCTGGCGCTGGGACTCCAGGAGGTGGCGCGCGCCCCGTCGGCGGCGGGCGCGGCGGTCGCGGTGCGCCACCTGACGCATCCGGAGCCGCGGGTACGGCTGGCGGCGCTCGCGGTGGTGGCGGCCCATCCCGTGCCCGAGGCCGCCGAGCCCGTGCGCGCCTTGCTCTCGGGGGCGGATGCCGTGGTGGCGGCGTCGGCGGCGAGCACCGCGGGCGCGTTGAAGGACGCACGGGCGCTGCCCCAGGTCCGCGCGCTCGTGGACCGCGTCCCCGGGGAGCCGGATCTGGCCGAGCCCGTGGCCCAGGGCTGGGTGGCGCTCGCGGGCAAGGACGCTGAGCCGGCGCTGCGCACCTGGCTGACGCATCCGCATGCCCACGTGCGCCGTGTGGCGGCCGCGGCGCTGACGTCACTCACGGGCCAGCCGGTGCGGGCCCCGCACCAGGCGCTGCCCGATGACGTCTTCTCCCCCGAGCCCGCGGCGCCGGGCACCACGC includes:
- a CDS encoding PPC domain-containing protein; translated protein: MPARRHDARVLGLLWMLLMGCGEALGPSAEPLESGAHQAGVVTLPGAELLDGVPVTVSGDASSLTYFQVRVPAGLTEVSFALTGGTGNAHLAIRRGEIPTSTVYDCSSRGFSNEERCNVPSPVADTWSVRVEGSSAYANAKLVVYFNQPLPLFPNTVVSATTNKPTMYFVDVPAAKGRLQFQVTGNSLVKARFGARPTETLHDCVGAACDIFKPRSGRYYVLLSNQVSGNQLMASVTGTVKPTVTLSSGQTVTGISASRDDLLYYTLNVPTGQARLAVETSSVVRALSVQPSDPYPGSAAVDCLATAPTSGGASCTIDNPKAGTWYVVLRATNVFSGLNLTARVVASTGSGTVTVLQNHQQVTGLSGGTMEDRYYSLSVPAGMPFLNVRTTQQTGLAEVFVQQGVSPKRGEGTSCGSGCTFPSPAPGTWFILVRGYTTFSGLSFSAGVPSVSALWKDTSLQYSSERLYYVVDVPEGQTEATFTLASEHNNWAMVKYGAWSTHFSDGCRSPCTLYRPQAGRYYVTVYYTSGIVFGSLTAGYGGGPVAALTDGVPEAFTSGVPREFRYWRLDVPAGQTHLRVDHAFPRATQTQLYVRYGEAPATFQFTCKATAWTYNDAPPGQSCLIEQPQEGAWYVLVASASAFDGIVRATTSSTLPGLTPGLEEPPFGGAPGGERVWTVEVPPGLSDFRVMLTGGTGNADLYVKHGEAPGTTYDCASMHPNNEEDCEFAHPLPGTWYVAVRGTESFANARLLTTLATTPGEGVRTLGNGENVVALKGSLGSVQYFQVEVPPGKNRLMVGLSGGRGNANLAIRQGARPTLSEADCRSQSSTNLEICVIENPTPGTWLIRVEGETDFKDGVLTARHGVAQEVIPLTLGTPVPNIYLGPNETQVFSVTIPSSSDMMRVDVQAGVNAPTDVRFADVGVNSHLSCTTSGPFTLCPHPFVLGGPKGQRLVSVRSRTPASASWGTQVTVVAGITSWNADTTHPSLMNGVAVAELTGDQGFRIQVPTGARKLTFSTRGPTETASDPGRVALYVQNLKPASSTKYVCSSTGPGISQGCTYTDPPAGTWYLATSWTSGAYDVKVTFE
- a CDS encoding DUF1801 domain-containing protein, which produces MTESKAKPKARSTSAARKTTRKTATPSRPLKRPAPTTAKKASTGQASGDAASQRIDQRIRELGGWRGETLARMRALIQEAVPEVLEEVKWRGTPVWSLDGILCTGESYTKAVKLTFAQGAKLPDPSGLFNSSLEGNTRRAIDLPEGAKVNARAFKALVKAAVALNAASKKKARPTASKARPVKLLSGGNPQIAKGDGDAPVQAYLAAMPGWKRDVGQRLDALIVRSVPHVRKAVKWNSPLYGTEGGWFLGLHVFARYIKVSFFRGASLRPVPPGPSKDPNTRYLDLHEDDAFDEKQVAAWVKQAAALPGAKL
- a CDS encoding SNF2-related protein; its protein translation is MAEVREFRELRVVADAAAVIASAEDAPSEESGRQALTPFHERLLAEELTIKSSDSRERLAGALAEARVDLNPHQLEAACFAMDSLSRGGCMLADEVGLGKTIEAGMVIAQLMAEGKTRILILAPAVLRAQWNSELREKFDLESVMVDGRTVRATGNCFDQPYPVICSHPFAANKAALVSEIPWDVVIIDEAHRLRNAYKAGHKTGQALRASLQGRPKLLLTATPLQNDLMELFGLVTLLDEQILGPEHAFRSRYRLEGETGGLPGDAASELKERLAPVVQRTLRRQVREYVRYTNRRSIVEDFAPSPEEHDLYEKVSEYLRRSEVAAIEPGKKTLLTLCYRKLLASSTYAIAPTLRRLSENLTKRLEAARLGQRALGFFEPEEARQFAEDGEDWQDGSSSSADKPVSLRTLENEMWELKQYADLADSIKVNAKGEALTRALDRTFKVMKGQGWPEKALIFTESKRTQQYLCTLLSQNGYEGKISLLSGDSGGGPEERRALVYEFRDKTQILICTEAGAEGLNLQFCNLVVNYDLPWNPQRVEQRIGRCHRYGQQRDVLVINFLNRRNAADARLYELLEKKLSLFDGVFGASDEILGALESGVDFERRIFDIYQSCRHPNDINAAFDKLRSDMEGRISERMTEARSVLMERFDGDVRRRLRIAGAMTKEALEKRQQGARALTGSVLGSNASGRLQVAKAAYAVRDRTHDAINYLRLNAAGLPAKMARLAGQEGWWFVYKCETTGLKAEERMLHLVLLLERDGKGFRALPLADGEHFMKLVGEEEARLRPPPVSVSLMQEQALMAAKDEVLRAAERRNALELDVARERADRYAEDCLLESREAVERARAHWQEARREVGSYEDPSERMKARAHAERMEREYRKKLASLRNEEEKRYAAKDRQISDLITKSKVTEKRSLIASAYFWLV
- a CDS encoding DUF58 domain-containing protein, encoding MTSGRPVPSGLAVALVALALVPAALAVAGPAFLGLALALDVAVLALCVADFLAAPRAAHVAVRREVEPVLSSGLANPVRLVLELRGPKALRGLVRDEVPPGVDARGHQQAFALSPQASEATCAYTLTPSARGDLRLGDVHLRLMGPLGLCARQVRVAAAQEVKVYPDLTGLTREALALTLASDAPAERTLRRAAEGREFESLREYRAGDDLRSVDWKATARRGRTTVRVYQPERNQPVLLLLDCGRHMAGRVEGRRKLDHAVDAALRLAKVSLDAGDQVGVLAFARDVRAFLPPRKGGEHLRLLTAALYRAEAALEESDYGRAYDFAFARSSRRSLVVLFTDLVDPDASGTLLSRTLALRPRHLPVVASLLDEDLQRAATHVPPTLSDAYARQAAVRLEEDYQRTTLTLRDAGALVVRAPARGFGAAAVNTYLHVKTRGLL
- a CDS encoding AAA family ATPase; translated protein: MTTPPSSPASPALERLLGALGATVLGQSHVVADLVTAFLARGHVLLEGVPGVAKTLTARGMASALGLDFTRVQFTPDLMPSDILGTHVFRPQEGAFHLVKGPIFTEVLVADEINRTPPKTQAALLEAMEERQVTLDGTTHPLPAHFFVVATQNPLELEGTYPLPEAQLDRFLMRVRVGYPAPEAELDMVRAFHQRQGRAARVERVLDTATLLQLQERAASVACDESVLAYTVRLIRETRANPRVRLGASPRSAQALLAAAKARATLHGSDFVTPDDVKAVCPSVLNHRLLLKAEAEVEGLTADDVLRQTLERVQVPR
- a CDS encoding peptidylprolyl isomerase translates to MSLPRAARVLGCLWGLVLPGCVRSIPAAERESAALESIARWEDHRSLGEGRLVALASEGSPEVRVRALRALARIQEPSTLEVFVQALKAPAVSVREEAAFGLGVMALAWEPLVPEEKARMTRALLAAEATEADVNTRLTLLEALGRLATPDAVARLGARLAHGPGELAGRAALALGVAMRQGALLDKPPLARAGELMRAAQPETSRYGGAYLLANAKRADALPGLRRGLGDASPDIRALCVKGLGELGGPEDAAVVAARLEDEVPRVAAEASRALAKLAARCMGDCTALDSLERLAPRAERVARGDAAAGHALLALAQQGLPEAGRRVWPTLRRALREALPRAASDVARGDLLNLDCRLAAAMDRQRGTLEETPRCGEREPPEAWRLALGLQEVARAPSAAGAAVAVRHLTHPEPRVRLAALAVVAAHPVPEAAEPVRALLSGADAVVAASAASTAGALKDARALPQVRALVDRVPGEPDLAEPVAQGWVALAGKDAEPALRTWLTHPHAHVRRVAAAALTSLTGQPVRAPHQALPDDVFSPEPAAPGTTLTFRTRKGDFTVALDAGAPRTSGNLVTLARRGYFRGLGFHRVVPDFVAQGGDPRGDGEGGPGYSIRCEITRRAYRRGVLGMALSGKDTGGSQFFFTHAPQPHLDGRYTAFGEVTGGMAVVDALLEGDTLIDVEVSP